From the Mahella australiensis 50-1 BON genome, the window CAGCAACTGCGGCAAAACGTCAATAACGCCTATATCCCTTTATCCTTTGAGCCCGGTGAAGCGGTCCAAGTGGATTGGGGAGCGGCTAAGGTATATATAAAAGGCGTAAAACAAACCGTACATTTGTTCTGTATGCGCTTGTGCTTTAGCTGCGATATCTTTGTCATGGCTTTTACCAGGGAAAATGAAGAATCTTTCCTGGAAGGCCATAGAGCCGGTTTTGAATACTTCGGCGGCGTAGCAAGAAAGGAGATATTCGACAATTCCCGGCTTGCTGTAAAAGAAGGCTGGGGTACCCATGTAGTTAAAGAACAGCAGCGCTTTATGGCATTGAAGGCCCATTATGCCTTTGCAACTGAGTACTGCAACCTGGCAGAGGGGCATGAAAAAGGACTGGTAGAAGGCCTGGTAGGATATATACGTCGCAATGTACTGGTACCTCTTGTGCACGTCGATAGCATAGAAGAGCTAAATCAGATAATACTGGATAGATGCATAAAGTACCGCTCGCATACCATAAGGGGCCGTTCCCAAACAGTGGGTAAAGGCTATGAGACCGAACGAGCCAGCTTGATACCGTTGCCCTTATATCCCTTTGATACTGCCATTCAGGTTACTGCCGGTGTAAATGAATTTGGCATAGTGCGTTTTGACGGCAGCCAGTATTCGGTCCCTCTTCATTTGGTGGGCAAGAATGTTACCGTCAAAGGATACGGCACAACGGTCAGGATATATTATCATAATGAGGATGTGGCTGCCTATCCTAGGAGCTATACGGCAAATACTGTTCAGTATCAGTTGAGCCATTACATTGACCTTTTGGAGAAGCGTCCCAGAGCGGTGTTGAATGCTAAACCAGTTAAGCAAGCCAATATACCTCAGGAAATACTGCGATGGGGACAAAGATTGCCGGCAGGTAACCGCGATATGGTGAAACTGCTCAGGCTGGTGGTAGACTATGGCACAGAACGCATACTAAAAGAGATCAAAGCATTGGATATATCATCGCCTACCATTGAGCTTTTAAGGAGCAGATTAACCGATAGCGACGATAATGGTGCCGTGGATAATGTTATACCCTTTCCGAATGATGTATCGGTTAAAGAGGTATCGTTAAACGCTTATGACGTGCTCTTGGCAGGAGGTGATAAGAACCATGAGTGAGATAAATCCCAAAAAGGAACTTATACGCCTATATGCCAAGCAGCTTCGCCTGCCTACCATAGCCAAATACGAACCGATTATGCGTCACGCCACAGAGGACGGCATGGGCTATGAGGATTTCTTATGCGAGTTATTGGCCAACGAGGTGGCTACACGACAGGAAAATCAGCTAAAGCGCAGGATTAAAGCAGCAGGCTTTCCACTCGCTAAATCGCTGGATGAGTTTGATTTCAAAGCGTTGGAGCATGTCGAAGAAGCACTGGTCTGGCAGCTGGCTACAGGTGATTTTGTAGCAAATCGGGAGAATGTCATCATGATAGGCAACCCGGGTACCGGCAAAACCCACTTGGCCATCGGCTTAGGCATGAGAATATGCAAAGCCGGATACAAGGTGAGATTTTACACAGCGGCCCAGTTGGCTAACGAGCTGGCCGAAGCTCAGGAGTACCATCGCTTGAGCAAGATAGAGAAGCAACTGTCTAAAATTGATCTTCTCATACTTGACGAGCTTTCCTACCTGAGCTTCAATAAGCACCATTCGGAGCTTTTGTTTCAGGTTTTATCCGAACGCTCAGAGAGAGCCAGCGTAATGATAACCACTAACTTAGAGTTCTCCCGTTGGGTAGAATTTTTTCAAGATACCGTACTGACAGCAGCGCTGGTAGACCGCTTAACCTTTAGGGCTCACATACTCAATATGAACGGTACATCATACCGGTTCAAGCAGCAAGCAGCAGCCCAGCGAGGATAGAGTCAGAGTCTAGCACTCGGGAGTCGCCGGTCTCTCTTGACAAGACCACCCAAATGGATAGGCAAAAATACCGAGGGCAACGGAAGGGAAGCAAAAATCCAAACAGCCCAACCCTCGCCTAAAATATTATATCCCTTTGGGACCCGGTCTTGTCAAGCGCCGGTAAAAAGCGTGAGCATAAAGACTTGGCGGGTTAGGCCTTGGGGAATTTATCCCTCCCGCTTTTTACCTGACCGGCTCCCCCGATGAAATCGTAGAACTCGATTGGTTAGCCTGCCTCGGGCTGAAAAAGAGAAGCAAAATGAGCTATTTTGCAAGATTTGCTTTTAAATCCTGCAAAGGTGGCTCAAAATTTCGCTAGCGCGTGGCTCACGAATTCGTTAGCGAAGGTGGCTCAAAATTTCATTAGCGAGTGGCTCAAAATTTCGTTGACGATCGCAAGCTTGGCTTAAAGTCCGCAGACAGAATATACAGCCACCTCCAGATGTACCGAATAAATTAAAAGGATGGGTTGAGCTATCAGAAGATCCACGTCAGATCCCTATCAAAGCTGATGAGTGCCAGATACAAGAAGAATGCATTGCATTTGAAGCGGATGAGCAACGCGTTGCCGCATGGGATGCTTATATAAATCAATGGAATGAATGGGCCGAAAGGATAAGGCCACAATATATCGTTCAGGACCTTTTCATGAGGCTTTTCAATTTAAGGGAACGTCTAAAATACGATGAAGAACTAGAGCTGGCATGGGGCCAAGGCGTGGTCCTATGGAAGCACGGCGTACATGATATCAAATATCCGTTGATAATTCAGAAAATGATTCTCGATTATGATCCTATTAACGGTGTTATGAGCGTAATACCCGATGAGGATGCTGATTCAAGGTTAGAAACTGATATTTTTACCGATATGAACATACCGGATCTGTCACCTGTTCAAGAGCATTTTGAGCAAATAGATTACAATCCCGCGGATAGCGGGACATATTTGGATATATTAAAAGAAGCAGGAGGCGTCATATCCGCTGACTTTTGCATATATAACGCGGAAGAAATTCAAGATGAGGCTGCCGGCAAAAAGCTTTGCATTGTGGATGAGAGCGTATTGTTTGTACGCCGGCGCCAAGTCGATTCCCTGCTGAGGGATATAGACGGATTAAAGAACGCCCTTACGGAGGATAAATTGGCTCAAGCCGGTGCATGGAAAGCAATATTGGGTGTTTCGGGAAATAAGCCGTCGGTATATGAGCAGAGAGAGCGGGATGAATGGAGCTGTCTTATAGATAAAAACATATTGTTTCCGCTTCCGGCTAACCTCGAGCAGATTCAGATCATAGATCGATTGGAACATGCTGACGGCGTAGTGGTGTGGGGCCCGCCGGGGACCGGCAAAAGCCATACCATAGCCAATCTCATTTGTCACTTTATGGCTCAAGGTAAGAAAGTGCTCGTTACATCACAAAAAGAACAAGCGTTGACGGTTTTACACAATAAAATACCCGAGGCCCTAAGGCCTTTATGTATTAGCGTGTTGAGCCACGCCAACGATAGCAAGGAGCAGCTCAACAAAGCTGTTTCTACGATTATAGAAATGGTGACGCAATCGGATATAAATATTTTACAGGCTGATATAAAACGCTTGGAGGAACAGATAGATCAGGACAAAGAAGAAATGATATCGATCCAGCGTCAAATGCAGAAGTTGGCAGGAATACAGGTCAGAATGGTGCAGTCGGATGATGGGCGTTTGCTTTTACCTTCGGACCTTGCCAAAGTACTTAAATTGCAGGAGGATATGCATAACTGGCTGGATAATATGCCGGATTATGAAGTGATACCTGTGGTTGAAAGCGGTAAGGAGGCTGTAAAAATCGTTTCGCAACCGCCGCTTGATGGAGAGGAGATGAAACGCTTCAGGAAATCCCGCAGAGCTATAATAGATCATATAGATGATTTATCGTATGAATTTCCGGATACCAAGGATCTGTTGGATAGGGTTTCTTTCGGCAAGATGGTCGAGCACCTGCATAAGTTATCGGCTATGGATGCGGATGTGGACGGTTATATTCCCGGGGTTGTTTTCACCGATGAATCTGCAGATGGCATCGAAACCGCATTGAATGCCATAAAAGATGCTATGGATGTTTATAACCGCATAAATGCCGATTGGCAGAAAACCTTATTGGATATTATGAGAAAATCTCCTCTGGACAGAGAAAAAATACTTAAATCCGCTCAATTATTGAAGCAGCATATGGTTAACCTGGAGGATTTGTATTCCAAACTGAATTTATTGGATAACGTGACATGGGACCGTTCGATATTATTGGAAGAAACGGCGCAGTTTGTAGATGAGGCTTTGAATAATGTCAGAAGCGGTAAAAAAGCCGTTGGGCTGTTAGAGCTGAATATGAAGAAAAAACGGGCTTTGAAGGGCGTACTGGTAAACGGCCGTATTCCTTGTTCGGAAGGCGAATGGGACTCAGCAAATAATTTTATAAGGCTTATTGTAGCTGCAAAAGAGGCATCCAATGCATGGAACAATTTTGCTGCCAACAGCGGTATTGTCGAGCCTGACAACAAACAGGACATAGATATTCAAGATGTAAAACCTATAATGGAAACCATCAGGCGTTTGCTGGATGTTGTGGAATACGACAGCGCCTGCATACCTAAAGCAAAACAGTGCCTTAACGCTATCATGAAAAACATCGGACCTGTTTCGGACGAGCGATTGGAGGACTTATATAAAGCATTATCCATAAAGATGGCGCAGCAGCAGTATAGTGCGGCCGTAAGTGGCTTAAAAAGGCAAAAGGACGTGCTCGGCCGAGTCATCGATAAAGGTTGTGCTCATGCAGTAGTTACGGATATGCTCAGTTGCTTGGATAAAACATATGAGTGCGACGATAAAACGGTCGAGATATGGGGTAACGGCTATCAGTTTATAAAATTAATAGAGAGCTTAAAGGACGATTATGATAGGTTTATGGCGTCCTGGCGGCGTTTGGATGCTAAAGCGCCTAAGTGGGCTCAGCGATGGTTGCAAAAGGATGTGAATGAGAATGATCTCTGTCCAGCTTATTGGATGACATCGTGGAGCAATAATGCCATAAAGCACTATTTATACGATATAAACTTTGAGAACAGGAAAATGAAAGATCTCGAAGATAAACAGGAACAATTGATCAAGGCTTTGAGAGGCGATAAAGAACAGTTGATATTGAATAAGACTACTTTAGGGCTTATGTTGGGTACGACAGAAGAGAGCTTGAAGGCTTTGGAACGCTGGCATTTGGCGGTTAGGAAGCTAGGCAAAGGTACAGGTAAATTGGCCTGGAGGAAAAAACAAATGGTACAGCACGAAATGCTTCAGGCCAAGGATGCTGTGCCGGTGTGGATAATGCCCGTTTATAAGGTATCTGAAACATTGCCGTCTGATTTTGCCAATTTCGATGTGGTTATAGTCGACGAAGCCAGCCAATGCGATATTAAATCGCTATTGGCTTTAGCCAGAGGCAAAAAAGTGATCATAGTGGGTGATCCGGAACAGATCAGCCCTGACGCCGTGGGCAAGAGCGT encodes:
- the istA gene encoding IS21 family transposase, whose translation is MTIEVDLYQEIRQLYAVEHCSQREIARRLGISRNTVKKYCQGACMPGQRKPYQGRIAPVLTTEVIEFIHSCLEQDKQENVKKQQHTAKRIYDRLVEEKGFMGGESTVRQYVQQLRQNVNNAYIPLSFEPGEAVQVDWGAAKVYIKGVKQTVHLFCMRLCFSCDIFVMAFTRENEESFLEGHRAGFEYFGGVARKEIFDNSRLAVKEGWGTHVVKEQQRFMALKAHYAFATEYCNLAEGHEKGLVEGLVGYIRRNVLVPLVHVDSIEELNQIILDRCIKYRSHTIRGRSQTVGKGYETERASLIPLPLYPFDTAIQVTAGVNEFGIVRFDGSQYSVPLHLVGKNVTVKGYGTTVRIYYHNEDVAAYPRSYTANTVQYQLSHYIDLLEKRPRAVLNAKPVKQANIPQEILRWGQRLPAGNRDMVKLLRLVVDYGTERILKEIKALDISSPTIELLRSRLTDSDDNGAVDNVIPFPNDVSVKEVSLNAYDVLLAGGDKNHE
- the istB gene encoding IS21-like element helper ATPase IstB; translated protein: MSEINPKKELIRLYAKQLRLPTIAKYEPIMRHATEDGMGYEDFLCELLANEVATRQENQLKRRIKAAGFPLAKSLDEFDFKALEHVEEALVWQLATGDFVANRENVIMIGNPGTGKTHLAIGLGMRICKAGYKVRFYTAAQLANELAEAQEYHRLSKIEKQLSKIDLLILDELSYLSFNKHHSELLFQVLSERSERASVMITTNLEFSRWVEFFQDTVLTAALVDRLTFRAHILNMNGTSYRFKQQAAAQRG
- a CDS encoding AAA domain-containing protein — encoded protein: MRLFNLRERLKYDEELELAWGQGVVLWKHGVHDIKYPLIIQKMILDYDPINGVMSVIPDEDADSRLETDIFTDMNIPDLSPVQEHFEQIDYNPADSGTYLDILKEAGGVISADFCIYNAEEIQDEAAGKKLCIVDESVLFVRRRQVDSLLRDIDGLKNALTEDKLAQAGAWKAILGVSGNKPSVYEQRERDEWSCLIDKNILFPLPANLEQIQIIDRLEHADGVVVWGPPGTGKSHTIANLICHFMAQGKKVLVTSQKEQALTVLHNKIPEALRPLCISVLSHANDSKEQLNKAVSTIIEMVTQSDINILQADIKRLEEQIDQDKEEMISIQRQMQKLAGIQVRMVQSDDGRLLLPSDLAKVLKLQEDMHNWLDNMPDYEVIPVVESGKEAVKIVSQPPLDGEEMKRFRKSRRAIIDHIDDLSYEFPDTKDLLDRVSFGKMVEHLHKLSAMDADVDGYIPGVVFTDESADGIETALNAIKDAMDVYNRINADWQKTLLDIMRKSPLDREKILKSAQLLKQHMVNLEDLYSKLNLLDNVTWDRSILLEETAQFVDEALNNVRSGKKAVGLLELNMKKKRALKGVLVNGRIPCSEGEWDSANNFIRLIVAAKEASNAWNNFAANSGIVEPDNKQDIDIQDVKPIMETIRRLLDVVEYDSACIPKAKQCLNAIMKNIGPVSDERLEDLYKALSIKMAQQQYSAAVSGLKRQKDVLGRVIDKGCAHAVVTDMLSCLDKTYECDDKTVEIWGNGYQFIKLIESLKDDYDRFMASWRRLDAKAPKWAQRWLQKDVNENDLCPAYWMTSWSNNAIKHYLYDINFENRKMKDLEDKQEQLIKALRGDKEQLILNKTTLGLMLGTTEESLKALERWHLAVRKLGKGTGKLAWRKKQMVQHEMLQAKDAVPVWIMPVYKVSETLPSDFANFDVVIVDEASQCDIKSLLALARGKKVIIVGDPEQISPDAVGKSVIDVQRLMQQYLSDISIRDYMDLTTSLFDIAKITFAGQGMLMLREHFRCMPEIIGFSNRLCYNDRIIPLRNVLPGKRLEPVLADVYIPGGYRADTQDINKPEADAICERLCDMVHDPRYKGKTFGVISLTGNAQAKYIWDKINDYLTPEEQEACSLRMGDAYAFQGDERDVMILSMVVGANDAKRLVALTKDQYRQRFNVAVSRAKDQLILFHSVELEDLKETDLRYELLSYVQNGMWSQQNAERGRDLLESPFEEAVYDWLTARNYRVTPQVKVGNYRIDMVVNGEYNRLAIECDGARWHTPDRWWQDRLRQRQMERTGWVFWRVWGSEFYQDPDAAMSTIIPLLDRLDIKPADQWQHTETYESYRDTVSQFSGLSDQSMAFRYAILHVLKNGSKGEDLLPDEVLRAMNVDKRGLERQRIKNEIKQEVARLKADGMIEEYRTQKSKRLKLSDTIAAMVNEAY